One Cervus canadensis isolate Bull #8, Minnesota chromosome 1, ASM1932006v1, whole genome shotgun sequence genomic window carries:
- the TMUB2 gene encoding transmembrane and ubiquitin-like domain-containing protein 2 isoform X1: protein MISRHLQNNLMSVDPVSTQAMELSDVTLIEGVGNEVTVVAGVVVLILALVLAWLSTYVADSGSNQLLGTIVSAGDTSVLHLGHVDHLVAGQGTPEPTELPHPSEGNDEKAEEAGEGGGDPTGEPGAGGGVEPSLEHLLDIQGLPKRQAGPGNSSLEAPVRSEDSTCLPPSPSLISVRLKFLNDTEELAVARPEDTVGALKSKYFPGQESQMKLIYQGRLLQDPARTLRSLNITDNCVIHCHRSPPGSAVAGPSSSLAPSATEPPSLGVSVGSLMVPVFVVLLGVVWYFRINYRQFFTAPATVSLVGVTVFFSFLVFGMYGR from the exons ATGATTTCCCGTCATCTTCAAAACAAccttatgag TGTGGACCCAGTCAGCACCCAGGCCATGGAGCTCTCTGATGTCACCCTTATTGAGGGTGTGGGTAATGAGGTGACTGTGGTGGCAGGTGTGGTGGTGCTGATTCTAGCCTTGGTCCTAGCTTGGCTCTCTACCTACGTAGCAGACAGCGGTAGCAACCAGCTCCTGGGCACTATTGTGTCAGCTGGCGACACATCCGTCCTTCACCTGGGGCATGTGGACCATCTGGTAGCGGGCCAAGGCACCCCAGAGCCAACTGAACTCCCCCATCCATCAGAGGGTAATGATGAGAAGGCTGAAGAGGCTGGCGAAGGAGGGGGAGACCCCACAGGGGAACCTGGAGCTGGGGGTGGTGTTGAGCCCAGCCTTGAGCATCTGCTTGACATCCAAGGCCTGCCCAAAAGACAAGCAGGCCCAGGAAACAGCAGTCTGGAGGCACCTGTGAGATCGGAGGATAGCACCTGCTTgcctcccagccccagcctcatCAGCGTGCGGCTCAAATTCCTCAATGACACGGAGGAGCTGGCTGTGGCCAGGCCAGAGGATACCGTGGGTGCTCTGAAGAG TAAATACTTCCCTGGACAGGAGAGCCAGATGAAACTGATCTACCAGGGCCGCCTGCTGCAGGACCCAGCCCGCACACTGCGTTCCCTGAACATTACCGACAACTGTGTGATTCACTGTCACCGCTCACCCCCTGGGTCAGCTGTTGCAGGCCCCTCGAGCTCCCTGGCCCCCTcagccactgagccacccagcCTCGGCGTCAGTGTGGGCAGCCTCATGGTGCCTGTGTTTGTGGTGCTGCTGGGTGTGGTCTGGTACTTCCGTATCAATTACCGCCAGTTCTTCACAGCACCTGCCACAGTCTCCCTCGTGGGGGTCACTGTCTTCTTCAGCTTCCTAGTATTTGGGATGTATGGACGATAA
- the TMUB2 gene encoding transmembrane and ubiquitin-like domain-containing protein 2 isoform X2, with product MELSDVTLIEGVGNEVTVVAGVVVLILALVLAWLSTYVADSGSNQLLGTIVSAGDTSVLHLGHVDHLVAGQGTPEPTELPHPSEGNDEKAEEAGEGGGDPTGEPGAGGGVEPSLEHLLDIQGLPKRQAGPGNSSLEAPVRSEDSTCLPPSPSLISVRLKFLNDTEELAVARPEDTVGALKSKYFPGQESQMKLIYQGRLLQDPARTLRSLNITDNCVIHCHRSPPGSAVAGPSSSLAPSATEPPSLGVSVGSLMVPVFVVLLGVVWYFRINYRQFFTAPATVSLVGVTVFFSFLVFGMYGR from the exons ATGGAGCTCTCTGATGTCACCCTTATTGAGGGTGTGGGTAATGAGGTGACTGTGGTGGCAGGTGTGGTGGTGCTGATTCTAGCCTTGGTCCTAGCTTGGCTCTCTACCTACGTAGCAGACAGCGGTAGCAACCAGCTCCTGGGCACTATTGTGTCAGCTGGCGACACATCCGTCCTTCACCTGGGGCATGTGGACCATCTGGTAGCGGGCCAAGGCACCCCAGAGCCAACTGAACTCCCCCATCCATCAGAGGGTAATGATGAGAAGGCTGAAGAGGCTGGCGAAGGAGGGGGAGACCCCACAGGGGAACCTGGAGCTGGGGGTGGTGTTGAGCCCAGCCTTGAGCATCTGCTTGACATCCAAGGCCTGCCCAAAAGACAAGCAGGCCCAGGAAACAGCAGTCTGGAGGCACCTGTGAGATCGGAGGATAGCACCTGCTTgcctcccagccccagcctcatCAGCGTGCGGCTCAAATTCCTCAATGACACGGAGGAGCTGGCTGTGGCCAGGCCAGAGGATACCGTGGGTGCTCTGAAGAG TAAATACTTCCCTGGACAGGAGAGCCAGATGAAACTGATCTACCAGGGCCGCCTGCTGCAGGACCCAGCCCGCACACTGCGTTCCCTGAACATTACCGACAACTGTGTGATTCACTGTCACCGCTCACCCCCTGGGTCAGCTGTTGCAGGCCCCTCGAGCTCCCTGGCCCCCTcagccactgagccacccagcCTCGGCGTCAGTGTGGGCAGCCTCATGGTGCCTGTGTTTGTGGTGCTGCTGGGTGTGGTCTGGTACTTCCGTATCAATTACCGCCAGTTCTTCACAGCACCTGCCACAGTCTCCCTCGTGGGGGTCACTGTCTTCTTCAGCTTCCTAGTATTTGGGATGTATGGACGATAA